The following are encoded in a window of Streptomyces sp. Go-475 genomic DNA:
- a CDS encoding PPOX class F420-dependent oxidoreductase, with protein MRERLLAPNFWHLATVGADGAPQVSPMWADLEGEYVMVNTSIGRVKEENLRRNPYVSLSHHDPANPYDRAEIRGRVVRFVEGEEAERAMDRLARKYLGEDRYPWLLPGERRVMLLIEPTRVRRLEGVEPFRAGVLPEGATG; from the coding sequence ATGCGCGAGCGGCTTCTCGCGCCGAACTTCTGGCACCTGGCGACGGTGGGAGCGGACGGGGCGCCTCAGGTCTCGCCCATGTGGGCGGACCTCGAAGGGGAGTACGTCATGGTCAACACCTCGATCGGGCGGGTGAAGGAGGAGAATCTGCGGCGCAATCCGTACGTTTCGCTGTCGCACCACGACCCCGCCAACCCGTACGACCGGGCGGAGATCCGGGGGAGGGTCGTCCGCTTCGTGGAGGGCGAGGAGGCGGAGCGGGCGATGGACCGGCTGGCGCGCAAGTACCTCGGCGAGGACCGCTACCCGTGGCTGCTGCCCGGCGAGCGCCGGGTGATGCTGCTGATCGAACCGACGCGGGTGCGCAGGCTGGAGGGCGTGGAGCCGTTCCGCGCGGGCGTACTGCCGGAGGGAGCGACCGGCTGA
- a CDS encoding IclR family transcriptional regulator, with product MEGNSGGVRGVKSAARTVALLELLAERGEEPSRLDQLAAELEVPRSSMYQLLRTLVDAGWVRTDATGSLYGIGIRALLTGTGYLDGDRRVRLVRPYLDEASDALGETIHLARLDGRDVVYLATRESHEYRRTLSRVGRRVPAHAGALGKALLAERPDDELPFGDEPLPALTENTHTDRAALLADLAGVRERGYSIDREETVPGIAGFGFALRYGTPAVDAISCSVPVARLTREHEERIVAVMRDIRTRIESRPPPSGTPDWR from the coding sequence ATGGAGGGGAACAGCGGGGGCGTCCGCGGCGTGAAGTCGGCGGCCCGGACCGTCGCACTGCTGGAACTGCTCGCCGAGCGCGGGGAGGAGCCCTCACGCCTCGACCAGCTCGCGGCGGAGCTGGAGGTGCCGCGCAGCAGCATGTACCAGTTGCTGCGGACGCTCGTCGACGCCGGCTGGGTCCGCACGGACGCCACCGGCTCCCTCTACGGCATCGGGATCCGCGCGCTGCTCACGGGCACCGGCTACCTGGACGGGGACCGGCGCGTCCGGCTGGTCCGCCCGTACCTCGACGAGGCGTCGGACGCGCTGGGCGAGACCATCCACCTGGCACGGCTCGACGGCCGGGACGTCGTCTACCTCGCCACCCGCGAGTCCCACGAGTACCGGCGCACCCTCAGCCGGGTCGGCCGCCGCGTCCCGGCCCATGCGGGAGCGCTCGGCAAGGCCCTGCTCGCCGAGCGCCCCGACGACGAACTGCCCTTCGGCGACGAGCCGTTGCCCGCCCTCACGGAGAACACGCACACCGACCGCGCCGCCCTCCTCGCCGACCTGGCCGGGGTCCGCGAGCGCGGCTACTCCATCGACCGCGAGGAGACGGTGCCGGGCATCGCGGGCTTCGGCTTCGCCCTGCGCTACGGCACACCGGCCGTCGACGCCATCAGCTGCTCGGTACCGGTGGCCCGCCTGACCCGGGAGCACGAGGAGCGCATCGTCGCCGTGATGCGGGACATCAGGACCCGAATCGAGTCCCGCCCACCCCCCTCGGGCACACCCGACTGGCGTTAG
- a CDS encoding gluconate:H+ symporter, with product MPLLVVGISVLILLLLMTRLRLNGFAALLLVAVGVALVQGIPVATVPDVLSEGIGDQIGDTMLTIGLGAMVGRVMGDSGAAQRIAGRLLDAFGPRWVQVAMVVTAMLIGVTMFYEVAFIIIVPIAFTLVRVTGAKLLWVGLPMSIALSTMHSFLPPHPGPTAVAATFHASVGLTLFYGLFIAVPAGALIALTWPRLPFVARLTPSIPKGLVSEREFTEEEMPGLGWALCVALFPVVLIVAAAVTDMAASGESPLLNVVAFIGSAPIALLLTLCLAVWAFGPRIGRSLGDVGASCTSAAQAMAMILLVIGAGGAFKNVLVEGGISDYIKDATDGWSISPIVLAWLVAVILRIALGSATVAVVTASGVALPLLAGSGVHPEVMVLAVACGSIAFSHVNDPGFWLFKEYFNLSVVEAIKVRTSYTTVLAVLGLGGVLVGEWVLDVLGV from the coding sequence TTGCCTCTGCTCGTCGTCGGGATCAGCGTTCTGATCCTGCTGCTCCTCATGACCAGGCTGAGACTGAACGGCTTCGCGGCCCTGCTGCTGGTGGCGGTCGGGGTCGCGCTCGTCCAGGGCATTCCGGTGGCGACCGTCCCGGACGTCCTCTCCGAAGGCATCGGGGACCAGATCGGCGACACCATGCTGACCATCGGCCTCGGTGCCATGGTCGGCCGGGTGATGGGGGACTCGGGTGCCGCGCAGCGGATAGCCGGCCGGCTCCTCGACGCCTTCGGCCCGCGGTGGGTGCAGGTGGCCATGGTGGTCACGGCCATGCTGATCGGCGTGACCATGTTCTACGAGGTCGCTTTCATCATCATCGTGCCGATCGCGTTCACGCTGGTCAGGGTGACCGGGGCGAAGCTGCTGTGGGTCGGGCTGCCGATGTCCATCGCGCTGTCCACCATGCACAGCTTCCTCCCGCCGCACCCCGGGCCCACCGCGGTCGCCGCGACCTTCCACGCCTCCGTCGGACTCACCCTGTTCTACGGCCTGTTCATCGCCGTGCCCGCCGGGGCGCTCATCGCCCTGACCTGGCCCCGCCTGCCGTTCGTCGCGCGGCTGACGCCGTCCATCCCCAAAGGGCTCGTCAGCGAGCGGGAGTTCACCGAGGAGGAGATGCCGGGCCTCGGCTGGGCGCTGTGCGTGGCGCTGTTCCCCGTGGTGCTGATCGTGGCCGCCGCGGTGACCGACATGGCCGCGTCCGGGGAGAGCCCGCTGCTGAACGTCGTCGCGTTCATCGGCTCGGCGCCCATCGCCCTGCTGCTGACGCTGTGTCTGGCCGTGTGGGCGTTCGGGCCGCGGATCGGGCGCAGCCTGGGCGACGTCGGGGCGTCCTGTACGTCGGCGGCCCAGGCGATGGCGATGATCCTGCTGGTGATCGGCGCGGGCGGGGCCTTCAAGAACGTCCTCGTCGAGGGCGGGATCTCCGACTACATCAAGGACGCCACCGACGGCTGGTCCATCTCGCCGATCGTCCTCGCCTGGCTCGTCGCCGTCATCCTGCGCATCGCGCTCGGCTCGGCGACGGTGGCCGTCGTGACGGCGTCCGGGGTGGCGCTGCCGCTGCTCGCGGGCAGCGGGGTGCACCCGGAGGTGATGGTGCTGGCCGTCGCCTGTGGCTCCATCGCGTTCTCGCATGTGAACGACCCCGGGTTCTGGCTGTTCAAGGAGTACTTCAACCTCTCCGTCGTCGAGGCGATCAAGGTCCGGACGTCCTACACGACCGTGCTGGCCGTGCTCGGGCTGGGCGGGGTGCTGGTGGGCGAGTGGGTCCTCGACGTGCTGGGTGTGTGA
- a CDS encoding enolase C-terminal domain-like protein → MSIGQQPVVTAFAVYPVAGRDSMELNLSGAHGPYFTRNVVVLTDSEGRTGLGEVPGGEKITRTLRDAESLVVGAKVGDYKRVLREIGERFADRDAGGRGAQTFDLRTTVHTVTAVESALLDLLGQHLDVPVAALLGDGQQRESVRVLGYLFYVGDPDRTDLEYVREPGSPVEWYRVRHEEALSPEAIVRQAEAAYELYGFRDFKLKGGVLEGAEEVAAVRALKRRFPEARITLDPNGAWSLREAVELCRPLVGTLAYAEDPCGAEGGYSGREILAEFRRATGLPTATNMIATDWRQLAHALALQSVSIPLADPHFWTMQGSVRVAQLCHATGLTWGCHSNNHFDISLAMVTHCGAAAPGEYNALDTHWIWQEGLERLTVDPPRIVDGEIAVPDAPGLGVALDMDRLLAAHELYREKALGARDDAAAMRYLVPDWSFDAKRPSLVR, encoded by the coding sequence ATGAGCATCGGACAGCAGCCGGTCGTCACGGCGTTCGCCGTCTACCCGGTCGCGGGGCGGGACAGCATGGAGCTGAACCTCTCCGGGGCGCACGGGCCGTACTTCACCCGCAACGTCGTCGTCCTCACCGACTCCGAGGGGCGGACCGGGCTGGGGGAGGTGCCCGGCGGGGAGAAGATCACCCGGACGCTGCGGGACGCCGAGTCGCTGGTCGTCGGGGCGAAGGTGGGGGACTACAAGCGGGTGCTGCGGGAGATCGGGGAGCGGTTCGCCGATCGCGACGCGGGCGGGCGGGGCGCGCAGACCTTCGACCTGCGGACCACCGTCCACACGGTCACGGCCGTCGAATCGGCCCTGCTGGACCTGCTCGGGCAGCACCTCGACGTGCCCGTGGCGGCGCTGCTCGGGGACGGGCAGCAGCGGGAGTCCGTGCGGGTGCTGGGTTACCTGTTCTACGTGGGCGACCCGGACCGGACCGACCTGGAGTACGTGCGCGAGCCCGGCTCCCCGGTGGAGTGGTACCGGGTGCGGCACGAGGAGGCGCTGTCGCCCGAGGCGATCGTGCGGCAGGCCGAGGCCGCGTACGAGCTGTACGGGTTCCGGGACTTCAAGCTCAAGGGGGGTGTGCTGGAGGGGGCGGAGGAGGTCGCGGCCGTGCGGGCGCTCAAACGGCGGTTCCCCGAGGCCCGGATCACCCTGGACCCGAACGGGGCGTGGTCGCTGCGCGAGGCGGTCGAGCTGTGCCGGCCGCTGGTGGGGACGCTGGCGTACGCCGAGGACCCCTGCGGCGCGGAGGGGGGTTACTCGGGGCGGGAGATCCTCGCGGAGTTCCGCCGGGCGACGGGGCTGCCGACCGCGACCAACATGATCGCGACGGACTGGCGTCAGCTGGCGCACGCGCTGGCGCTGCAGTCGGTGTCCATCCCGCTGGCCGATCCGCACTTCTGGACGATGCAGGGGTCGGTGCGGGTGGCGCAGTTGTGCCACGCGACGGGGCTGACGTGGGGGTGCCACTCCAACAACCACTTCGACATCTCGCTGGCGATGGTGACGCACTGCGGGGCGGCGGCGCCGGGCGAGTACAACGCGCTGGACACGCACTGGATCTGGCAGGAGGGGCTGGAGCGGCTGACGGTGGACCCGCCGCGGATCGTGGACGGGGAGATCGCGGTCCCGGACGCGCCGGGGCTGGGCGTCGCGCTCGACATGGACCGGCTGCTGGCGGCGCACGAGCTGTACCGGGAGAAGGCGCTGGGGGCGCGGGACGACGCGGCGGCGATGCGCTACCTCGTCCCGGACTGGTCCTTCGACGCGAAGCGGCCGTCCCTGGTGCGGTAG
- a CDS encoding zinc-binding dehydrogenase translates to MGTRVVALTAGAFAERVAIGAGALAEVPASLEMAKAAALPVAGVAALRSLRAAGLGPGRRVLVTGASGGVGRYAVQLAARAGARVIASVGSAARAEGLAEAGADEVLIGLEGLREPVDIVIDSVGGPQLVAAWGLLAPGGQVQSVGWTSGEPAVFPPYATVGPAKSLSSFVIEGEVGADLAVLAELAAEGALTVDTGWQGPWTRFDEAAEALRGRRVRGKAVLEVASR, encoded by the coding sequence GTGGGCACGCGAGTGGTGGCCCTGACCGCGGGGGCGTTCGCCGAGCGCGTCGCGATCGGCGCGGGCGCGCTCGCCGAGGTGCCCGCGAGCCTGGAGATGGCGAAGGCTGCGGCCCTGCCGGTCGCGGGCGTGGCGGCCCTGCGCTCGCTGCGGGCCGCCGGGCTCGGGCCGGGGCGCAGGGTGCTGGTCACGGGGGCGTCCGGCGGGGTCGGCCGGTACGCCGTCCAGCTGGCGGCGCGGGCCGGTGCCCGGGTGATCGCGTCGGTGGGCTCGGCCGCCCGCGCGGAAGGGCTGGCCGAGGCCGGCGCCGACGAGGTGCTGATCGGGCTGGAGGGTCTGCGGGAGCCGGTGGACATCGTCATCGACAGCGTCGGCGGCCCCCAACTGGTCGCCGCCTGGGGCCTGCTGGCGCCCGGCGGGCAGGTCCAGAGCGTCGGCTGGACGTCCGGGGAGCCGGCGGTCTTCCCGCCGTACGCCACCGTCGGCCCGGCCAAGTCGCTGTCCTCCTTCGTCATCGAGGGCGAGGTGGGCGCGGACCTGGCCGTGCTCGCCGAGCTGGCGGCCGAGGGGGCCCTCACCGTCGACACGGGCTGGCAGGGACCGTGGACCCGGTTCGACGAGGCGGCCGAGGCGCTGCGCGGACGCCGGGTCCGCGGCAAGGCGGTCTTGGAGGTGGCGTCCCGGTAG
- a CDS encoding carbohydrate ABC transporter permease, translated as MALTLASRRTTRRLAADAGLLVVAAAFVLPLAWVVLSALDPAANLRVKTPDGLTLDNFDAILTPEITFTPLLNSLVLCGGATLLTVVCAALAAYPLSRFRSRFNRPFLLTILFATSLPITAIMVPVYALFVRVDLIDTVQGTIFFFTASQLPFAIWLMKNFMDGVPKELEEAAWTDGASSLQSLLRIVLPLMGPGVAVVTVFSFVMMWGNFFVPFMLLLTPDQMPASVSVNDFFGNRGMVAYGQLAAFSLVYSTPVILLYVLIARRLGGGFALGGAVKG; from the coding sequence ATGGCCCTCACCCTCGCCTCCCGCCGCACGACCCGCCGCCTCGCCGCGGACGCGGGCCTGCTGGTGGTCGCCGCCGCGTTCGTCCTGCCCCTGGCCTGGGTCGTCCTGTCGGCCCTCGACCCGGCGGCGAACCTGCGGGTGAAGACCCCCGACGGCCTCACCCTGGACAACTTCGACGCGATCCTCACCCCCGAGATCACCTTCACGCCGCTCCTGAACAGCCTGGTCCTGTGCGGCGGCGCGACGCTGCTGACGGTGGTCTGCGCGGCCCTGGCGGCCTACCCGCTCTCGCGTTTCCGCTCCCGATTCAACCGCCCGTTCCTGCTGACGATCCTCTTCGCCACCAGCCTGCCCATCACGGCGATCATGGTCCCGGTCTACGCGCTCTTCGTGCGGGTGGACCTGATCGACACCGTGCAGGGCACGATCTTCTTCTTCACCGCCTCCCAACTGCCGTTCGCCATCTGGCTGATGAAGAACTTCATGGACGGAGTGCCGAAGGAGCTGGAGGAGGCGGCCTGGACGGACGGGGCGTCGTCCCTCCAGTCCCTCCTCCGTATCGTGCTCCCCCTGATGGGCCCGGGCGTGGCCGTCGTGACGGTCTTCTCCTTCGTCATGATGTGGGGCAACTTCTTCGTCCCGTTCATGCTCCTGCTCACACCCGACCAGATGCCGGCGTCGGTCAGCGTCAACGACTTCTTCGGCAACCGGGGGATGGTGGCGTACGGGCAGCTGGCCGCGTTCTCCCTCGTGTACTCCACGCCGGTGATCCTCCTGTACGTCCTGATCGCGCGGCGGCTGGGAGGAGGCTTCGCACTGGGCGGGGCGGTCAAGGGCTGA
- a CDS encoding sugar ABC transporter permease: protein MTATAPHPRLTKAPTDPHRARGPRLPVRLLPLAPAVVLLLLFLAGPIAYCGYIAFTDLQLTGQAQESFVGLDNFTRAFGDEEFLNAVWLTLVFTVLSSLIGQNTLGLALAALMRRASKPVRTLTGGIVVTAWVLPEVVAGFLLYAFFRREGTLNAILDWLHLPSQNWLFTLPILAVSFANVWRGTAFSMLVYSAALNEIPKEITEAAEVDGAGGWRRMWHVTLPMIRRSIGTNLMLNTLQTLSVFGLIWVMTRGGPGGRSQTLPLFMYEQAFQNSLIGYGTAVALLLLLVGSLFSLVYLRLLRTEV, encoded by the coding sequence ATGACCGCCACCGCACCCCATCCCCGGCTCACGAAAGCCCCCACAGATCCGCACCGGGCACGCGGCCCCCGCCTGCCGGTGCGGCTCCTCCCCCTGGCCCCCGCCGTCGTCCTCCTGCTCCTGTTCCTGGCCGGCCCGATCGCCTACTGCGGGTACATCGCCTTCACGGACCTCCAGCTCACCGGCCAGGCCCAGGAGTCGTTCGTCGGCCTCGACAACTTCACCCGGGCCTTCGGGGACGAGGAGTTCCTCAACGCCGTATGGCTGACGCTGGTGTTCACGGTCCTGTCGTCACTGATCGGCCAGAACACCCTCGGCCTGGCGCTGGCCGCGCTGATGCGGCGCGCGTCGAAGCCGGTCCGCACCCTCACCGGCGGCATCGTCGTCACGGCGTGGGTGCTGCCGGAGGTGGTGGCGGGCTTCCTGCTCTACGCCTTCTTCCGCCGCGAGGGAACCCTGAACGCCATCCTGGACTGGCTCCATCTGCCCTCCCAGAACTGGCTGTTCACGCTGCCCATCCTGGCGGTGTCGTTCGCCAACGTCTGGCGCGGCACAGCGTTCTCGATGCTGGTGTACTCGGCGGCGCTGAACGAGATCCCGAAGGAGATCACCGAGGCCGCCGAGGTCGACGGGGCGGGCGGCTGGCGCCGCATGTGGCACGTCACCCTGCCCATGATCCGCCGCTCCATCGGCACGAACCTGATGCTCAACACGCTCCAGACCCTCTCGGTCTTCGGCCTGATCTGGGTGATGACGCGGGGCGGCCCCGGCGGCAGGAGCCAGACGCTGCCCCTCTTCATGTACGAACAGGCCTTCCAGAACAGCCTGATCGGCTACGGCACGGCGGTGGCCCTGCTCCTGCTGCTGGTCGGCTCCCTCTTCTCCCTCGTCTACCTGCGCCTGCTGCGGACGGAGGTCTGA
- a CDS encoding extracellular solute-binding protein yields the protein MPVRPTAALLPALLVAATLTACGGGSGSDPDTVRVSFKQSTDNSVKVMDTYLADIKKQFEKAHPGKKVELVPIKAPDSEYYTKLQQMLRSPKTAPDLVYEDTFLINSDITSGYLKPLDPYLAKWPDWNRFIDTAKAAAKGEDGKTYGVPDGTDTRGLWFSKDIFAKAGLPADWQPKTWNDVLDAARTIKKKVPGVIPLNVYTGKPVGEAATMQTFEMLLYGTTDGGTDPLYDKASKKWIAGGQGFEDALSFVETVYEEKLGPDVSDALDPNVMTRVRGEWLPQGELGIALDGSWLPQDWLPGSGHEWPEWSRVLGLAAMPTQHGQAPGKVSMSGGWTWSIPAKAANPDLAFDFIRTMQTKANAQKWYIANSGIAVREDVAEDPAYAGAQPGIKFFTDLVAATHYRPAYPAYPKVSTAIQEAMESVTTGDASVEEATSAYTDALKDATDNQVVER from the coding sequence ATGCCCGTGCGCCCCACCGCCGCCTTACTCCCTGCTCTCCTCGTCGCAGCCACCCTCACCGCGTGCGGCGGTGGCTCCGGCAGCGACCCGGACACCGTGAGGGTCTCCTTCAAACAGTCCACGGACAACTCCGTCAAGGTGATGGACACCTATCTCGCGGACATCAAGAAGCAGTTCGAGAAGGCCCACCCCGGCAAGAAGGTCGAGCTGGTCCCGATCAAGGCCCCGGACTCGGAGTACTACACCAAGCTCCAGCAGATGCTCCGCTCCCCCAAGACCGCCCCCGACCTGGTCTACGAGGACACGTTCCTCATCAACTCCGACATCACCAGCGGCTACTTGAAGCCCCTCGACCCCTACCTCGCCAAGTGGCCCGACTGGAACCGGTTCATCGACACGGCGAAGGCGGCCGCCAAGGGCGAGGACGGCAAGACGTACGGCGTCCCCGACGGCACGGACACGCGCGGCCTGTGGTTCAGCAAGGACATCTTCGCCAAGGCCGGCCTGCCCGCCGACTGGCAGCCGAAGACCTGGAACGACGTCCTGGACGCCGCCCGCACCATCAAGAAGAAGGTCCCCGGCGTCATCCCCCTCAACGTCTACACGGGCAAGCCGGTCGGCGAGGCGGCCACCATGCAGACCTTCGAGATGCTGCTCTACGGCACGACCGACGGCGGCACGGACCCCCTCTACGACAAGGCGAGCAAGAAGTGGATCGCCGGCGGGCAGGGTTTCGAGGACGCCCTCTCCTTCGTCGAGACGGTCTACGAGGAGAAGCTCGGCCCGGACGTCTCCGACGCCCTCGACCCCAACGTCATGACCCGGGTCCGCGGCGAGTGGCTCCCGCAGGGCGAGCTCGGCATCGCCCTCGACGGCTCCTGGCTCCCGCAGGACTGGCTGCCCGGCAGCGGCCACGAGTGGCCCGAGTGGTCGCGGGTGCTGGGCCTGGCCGCCATGCCGACCCAGCACGGCCAGGCGCCCGGCAAGGTGAGCATGTCCGGCGGCTGGACCTGGTCGATCCCGGCCAAGGCGGCCAACCCGGACCTGGCCTTCGACTTCATCAGGACGATGCAGACCAAGGCCAACGCCCAGAAGTGGTACATCGCCAACTCGGGCATCGCGGTCCGCGAGGACGTCGCCGAGGACCCCGCTTACGCCGGGGCCCAGCCCGGCATCAAGTTCTTCACCGACCTGGTGGCGGCGACGCACTACCGCCCCGCCTACCCGGCCTACCCCAAGGTCTCCACGGCCATCCAGGAGGCGATGGAGAGCGTGACCACGGGCGACGCGTCGGTGGAGGAGGCGACGAGCGCCTACACGGACGCGCTGAAGGACGCCACGGACAACCAGGTGGTCGAACGGTGA
- a CDS encoding response regulator, protein MTSDPTREKAIRVLVVEDDPVAADAHVLYVGRVPGFVAVGKAHTGAEARRALERTPVDLLLLDLHLPDVHGLQLARSLRAAGHHADVIAVTSARDLAVVREGVSLGVVQYVLKPFTFATLRDRLVRYAEFHAAVGEASGQDEVDRALAALRAPGPAALPKGLSAPTLERVTIALRDSAEGLTAAGVAESVGISRITARRYLEHLVEAGRAARRPQYGTVGRPELQYRWVTGQ, encoded by the coding sequence ATGACGAGCGACCCCACGAGAGAGAAGGCCATCCGCGTCCTGGTCGTGGAGGACGACCCGGTCGCCGCCGACGCCCACGTCCTGTACGTCGGCCGGGTCCCCGGCTTCGTCGCGGTCGGCAAGGCGCACACGGGCGCGGAGGCCCGCCGGGCCCTGGAGCGCACCCCCGTCGACCTGCTCCTGCTCGATCTGCACCTGCCCGACGTACACGGCCTGCAACTGGCCCGCTCCCTCCGCGCGGCCGGCCACCACGCCGACGTGATAGCGGTGACGTCGGCCCGCGATCTGGCGGTGGTCCGCGAGGGCGTCTCGCTCGGGGTCGTGCAGTACGTCCTGAAGCCGTTCACCTTCGCGACCCTGCGCGACCGGCTCGTACGGTACGCGGAGTTCCACGCGGCGGTCGGCGAGGCGAGCGGCCAGGACGAGGTGGACCGGGCGCTCGCGGCCCTGCGCGCCCCCGGCCCGGCCGCCCTGCCCAAGGGCCTGAGCGCGCCCACGCTGGAGCGGGTGACCATCGCCCTGCGCGACAGCGCGGAGGGCCTCACGGCGGCCGGCGTGGCGGAGTCCGTGGGCATCTCCCGCATCACGGCCCGCCGTTACCTGGAGCACCTGGTGGAGGCGGGCCGGGCGGCGCGCCGGCCGCAGTACGGCACGGTGGGGCGGCCGGAGCTCCAGTACCGCTGGGTCACGGGCCAGTGA
- a CDS encoding sensor histidine kinase, with protein sequence MRFTVPGPRSLAGQLFAMQAVLIAVVVAGYALFTYVSDRSQAEDAARRQARAVARSVADSPSVLAATRTSDPTAELQPYALKVMRDTEVDFITIMDPRGIRWTHPDSNQIGQPFRGHTAKALKGETFDETYTGTLGPSVRAVTPIQDGKKVVGLVSAGIRVEEITQRVQDQLTALLGVAAGALALGAVGTYVINARLRRHTHGMNAAELSRMHDYHQAALHAVREGLLMLDGQYRVALINDGGRELLGVAGDVVGRSVAELGLPAPLTGALLASEPRVDEVHLTASRVLVINTSPVSGGERRGTVVTLRDVTELQSLMGELDSERGFTQALRSQAHEAANRLHTVVSLIELGRAEEAVEFATAELELAQALTDQVVAAVSEPVLAALLLGKTAQANERGVELMVSEDSRLDDGLLPESLPARDLVTILGNLIDNAVDAAQGSTRARVTVAAYTQDAEAAEGAAPELVMRVSDTGPGVDPEHAEAVFQRGFSTKPAGPGGRGLGLALVRQAVHRHGGTLSVTGADGGGAQFEVRLPLGRAAGGTSGDPARQGPAPADPAAALPLSAGPASRTSGGSTSKASGGDA encoded by the coding sequence ATGCGCTTCACCGTCCCCGGTCCCCGCAGCCTGGCGGGCCAGCTCTTCGCCATGCAGGCCGTTCTGATAGCGGTCGTCGTGGCCGGATACGCGCTGTTCACCTACGTCAGCGACCGCAGCCAGGCCGAGGACGCGGCGCGGCGCCAGGCCAGGGCGGTGGCGCGGTCCGTCGCCGACTCCCCGTCCGTGCTGGCGGCGACGCGCACCTCCGACCCGACCGCCGAGCTCCAGCCGTACGCGCTGAAGGTGATGCGGGACACCGAGGTCGACTTCATCACGATCATGGATCCGCGGGGCATCCGCTGGACGCATCCCGACTCGAACCAGATCGGCCAGCCCTTCCGGGGCCATACCGCGAAGGCCCTGAAGGGCGAGACCTTCGACGAGACCTACACCGGCACGCTCGGTCCCTCGGTCCGCGCGGTCACCCCGATCCAGGACGGCAAGAAGGTCGTGGGCCTGGTCAGCGCGGGCATCCGGGTCGAGGAGATCACCCAGCGGGTGCAGGACCAGCTGACGGCCCTGCTCGGTGTCGCGGCCGGCGCGCTGGCGCTGGGCGCCGTCGGCACGTACGTCATCAACGCCCGGCTGCGCCGCCACACCCACGGCATGAACGCCGCCGAGCTGAGCCGGATGCACGACTACCACCAGGCCGCCCTGCACGCGGTACGCGAAGGGCTGCTGATGCTGGACGGGCAGTACCGTGTGGCGTTGATCAACGACGGAGGGCGGGAGTTGCTCGGCGTGGCCGGGGACGTGGTGGGCAGGTCGGTGGCGGAGCTGGGGCTGCCCGCCCCCCTGACCGGCGCGCTGCTGGCGTCGGAGCCGCGGGTGGACGAGGTGCACCTCACGGCCTCCCGGGTCCTGGTGATCAACACCTCGCCGGTGTCGGGCGGCGAACGGCGCGGTACGGTCGTCACCCTGCGCGACGTGACCGAACTCCAGTCGCTGATGGGCGAGTTGGACTCCGAGCGGGGCTTCACGCAGGCGCTGCGCTCGCAGGCGCACGAGGCGGCGAACCGGTTGCACACGGTCGTCTCGCTGATCGAGCTGGGCCGGGCGGAGGAGGCGGTGGAGTTCGCGACGGCCGAACTGGAGCTGGCGCAGGCGCTGACCGACCAGGTCGTGGCGGCGGTGAGCGAGCCGGTGCTGGCGGCACTGCTGCTGGGCAAGACGGCCCAGGCGAACGAGCGGGGCGTGGAGCTGATGGTGTCGGAGGACAGCCGACTGGACGACGGGCTGCTGCCGGAGTCCCTGCCGGCGCGGGACCTGGTGACCATTCTCGGCAACCTGATCGACAACGCCGTGGACGCGGCACAGGGCAGCACGCGGGCGCGGGTGACGGTGGCGGCGTACACGCAGGACGCCGAGGCCGCGGAGGGCGCCGCCCCGGAGCTGGTGATGCGGGTGTCCGACACGGGGCCGGGCGTGGACCCGGAGCATGCCGAGGCCGTCTTCCAGCGGGGCTTCTCGACGAAGCCGGCGGGCCCGGGCGGCCGGGGGCTGGGGCTGGCGCTGGTCCGTCAGGCGGTGCACCGGCACGGCGGGACGCTGTCGGTGACGGGGGCCGACGGGGGCGGCGCACAGTTCGAGGTTCGGCTGCCGCTGGGCAGGGCGGCCGGCGGCACGTCCGGCGACCCCGCCCGGCAGGGCCCGGCACCGGCGGACCCGGCCGCCGCGCTCCCGCTGTCGGCGGGACCCGCGTCCCGGACCTCCGGGGGCTCGACATCCAAGGCCTCAGGAGGCGACGCATGA